The following are encoded together in the Salvia hispanica cultivar TCC Black 2014 chromosome 6, UniMelb_Shisp_WGS_1.0, whole genome shotgun sequence genome:
- the LOC125192310 gene encoding probable LRR receptor-like serine/threonine-protein kinase At1g12460, whose translation MRKLGTVSHTIAFLYAFYLLNIVSIFVSPITQKEILLQFKGDIWDDPYDCLKNWDSSKNPCQDYGGVSCDSDGNVVKILLWNCSLGGVLSPALSGLKSLRSISLFGNKLTGNIPVEYGEIGSLWKINLSSNALSGSIPEFLGDLPNIRFLDLSRNEYSGEIPSALFDNCYKTRFVSLAHNNLSGSIPVSVKNCSNLEGIDLSFNGLSGRLPSELCEIPAISYLSVRSNKLSGSVKEQVSKCRSLNLLDLGSNVFTGPAPLEVIRLVNVTYFNISWNGFQGAFSDVGTCSRSLEVFDVSGNDLYGEIPASIAKCSGLKYLDLSFNRLNGSIPVGIADLKKLLVMRLGNNSLDGTIPAEFGSIEWLEVLDLQNLKLVGEIPNEITQCRFLLELNISGNSLEGEIPHNLDNMTYLEVLDLHENQISGSIPLSVGNLSNLVWLDLSENFLSGSIPSTLGNLRNLLYFSVSSNHLSGAIPSVGSIQQFGPSPFLDNPDLCGAPLETFCSNAGLTNPARKPKLSASAIVAIVAATVIVTGVCVITIINTRARSRQRGDEDMVLESATTTLASSESSVMLGKLVLFSTSLPSKYEDWEAGTKALLDKECLIGGGSIGTVYKTTLQGGVMIAVKRLKAIGRIKSQEEFEHEIGRLGSLHHPNLVTIQGYYWSSNMQLLLSEFVSKGNLYNNLHGLNDDRSNPELNWLRRFDIAVGTARALAYLHHDCRPPVLHLNIKSSNVLLDENYTAKLSDYGLGKLLPSLGSNGLTKVHHGVGYIAPELAQSSRLSDKCDVYSYGVVLLEIVTGRKPVGTGAANEVVVLREYVRGLVEKGVASKCFDRSLSGFAENEGIQVMKLGLICTSDMPSRRPIMSEVVQVLESIRNGSSS comes from the exons ATGAGAAAACTAGGTACAGTTTCCCATACTATTGCGTTTCTTTACGCCTTCTACTTGCTTAATATTGTCTCAATCTTTGTCTCTCCCATTACCCAAAAGGAGATTTTGCTTCAATTCAAGGGTGACATTTGGGATGACCCTTATGATTGTTTGAAGAATTGGGATTCTAGTAAAAACCCTTGCCAAGATTATGGTGGGGTATCTTGTGATTCGGATGGAAATGTTGTGAAAATTCTCTTGTGGAATTGTAGTCTTGGTGGGGTCTTATCCCCTGCATTATCTGGCTTGAAATCTTTGAGGAGTATATCATTGTTTGGGAATAAGTTAACTGGTAATATTCCTGTTGAGTATGGTGAGATTGGTTCATTGTGGAAGATCAACTTAAGCTCGAACGCGCTTTCTGGATCAATCCCGGAGTTTCTTGGAGATTTGCCAAACATAAGGTTTCTTGACTTGTCAAGAAATGAGTATAGTGGAGAGATTCCTTCAGCATTGTTCGATAACTGTTACAAGACTAGGTTTGTGTCGTTGGCGCATAACAACCTCTCGGGCTCAATCCCCGTGTCTGTTAAGAACTGTTCGAATCTAGAAGGGATTGATTTGTCTTTCAATGGTCTTAGTGGGAGATTGCCTTCTGAATTGTGTGAGATTCCAGCAATTTCATATCTGTCTGTGAGGAGTAATAAGCTTTCGGGTAGTGTTAAAGAGCAGGTCTCAAAATGTAGGAGTTTGAACCTATTAGATCTCGGTAGCAATGTGTTCACCGGGCCTGCCCCGTTGGAGGTTATAAGATTGGTGAACGTTACATACTTCAATATTTCTTGGAATGGCTTTCAAGGGGCCTTTTCGGATGTAGGAACTTGCTCTAGGAGTTTGGAGGTTTTCGATGTTTCAGGAAACGATCTGTATGGTGAGATTCCTGCATCTATCGCCAAATGCAGTGGCCTTAAGTACTTGGATTTGAGCTTCAATAGGTTGAATGGAAGCATACCAGTTGGTATTGCAGATTTGAAGAAGCTCTTGGTGATGAGATTAGGTAATAACTCGTTAGATGGGACGATTCCTGCAGAGTTTGGGAGTATAGAATGGTTGGAAGTTCTTGATTTACAGAACCTCAAACTTGTAGGTGAGATCCCTAATGAGATCACCCAATGCCGGTTTCTCCTTGAGCT GAACATCTCTGGTAATTCTTTGGAGGGAGAGATTCCTCATAACCTCGACAACATGACCTACCTCGAAGTTCTTGACCTACACGAGAACCAAATCTCCGGTAGCATACCACTCTCTGTAGGGAATTTGTCCAACTTAGTGTGGTTAGATTTGTCAGAGAATTTTCTCTCTGGTTCAATTCCTTCCACTTTAGGAAACTTGAGAAACTTGCTTTACTTCAGTGTCTCTTCCAACCACCTTTCTGGTGCAATCCCTTCGGTTGGAAGCATCCAGCAGTTCGGACCATCCCCATTTCTTGACAATCCAGACCTTTGTGGTGCTCCATTGGAGACATTTTGCTCTAATGCTGGTCTTACTAACCCTGCAAGAAAACCAAAGCTGAGCGCCTCTGCCATCGTTGCCATAGTTGCTGCCACTGTAATTGTCACTGGTGTCTGTGTCATAACCATCATCAACACGAGGGCTCGCAGCAGGCAAAGAGGAGACGAAGACATGGTTTTGGAGAGCGCTACCACTACATTAGCTTCATCCGAATCTAGTGTGATGCTCGGGAAACTGGTCCTCTTCAGCACAAGTTTACCCTCAAAGTACGAGGATTGGGAGGCGGGCACGAAGGCATTGCTAGACAAGGAATGCTTGATTGGTGGAGGCTCCATCGGAACAGTGTACAAAACTACATTACAAGGAGGGGTAATGATAGCTGTGAAGAGGCTGAAAGCGATTGGAAGAATCAAGAGCCAAGAAGAATTTGAGCATGAAATCGGACGCCTAGGAAGCCTACACCACCCTAATCTTGTCACAATTCAAGGTTACTACTGGTCATCCAACATGCAATTGCTTCTATCCGAATTTGTTTCCAAGGGAAATCTATACAATAATCTGCATGGTCTGAACGATGATCGAAGTAATCCAGAGTTGAATTGGTTGAGGAGGTTTGATATAGCAGTCGGGACAGCTAGAGCCTTGGCCTATCTTCATCATGACTGCAGACCTCCGGTTCTCCATCTCAACATCAAATCCTCGAACGTGCTTCTTGATGAGAACTACACAGCCAAGCTGTCTGATTATGGCCTAGGCAAGCTGCTTCCATCGCTAGGGAGCAATGGTTTGACGAAGGTTCACCATGGAGTAGGATACATTGCACCAGAGCTGGCTCAGAGCTCGCGGCTCAGTGATAAATGTGATGTGTACAGCTACGGAGTTGTTCTGTTGGAGATTGTCACCGGGAGGAAGCCGGTGGGGACGGGAGCAGCAAATGAAGTGGTGGTGTTACGTGAGTATGTTCGAGGTCTGGTAGAGAAAGGTGTTGCTTCAAAATGTTTTGACAGAAGTCTGAGTGGATTTGCAGAGAATGAGGGGATCCAGGTGATGAAGTTGGGGCTGATTTGTACATCGGATATGCCGTCGCGGAGGCCGATCATGTCTGAGGTTGTTCAAGTTCTTGAATCTATAAGGAACGGCTCTAGTTCATGA
- the LOC125194531 gene encoding DELLA protein GAI1-like, whose amino-acid sequence MEEEVNNELPLPDIEVNSDVPRGPFALLNRYGNKLKRLSSKGGENSSKSQLLSAMTIMNMAEKVLSQSIHEKRGDVSNLVEAFGSDYADYLKRVVWLLDASEKLTKRQYDEAEELLVLALSGSLEGHPIETVLTFYGKYLQEKIEVERGRIDLERKVEHVDIEQAVMDLKVGVVECEQKLPYSQISNFTGVQTILDSVAAAERIHFIDFGPKFGSYWILVMDALARQGVKQLKISAVFSATDSVEETGNLLTSFAESMNLPFVFKILHLDTWEFKKDHLQLEAGETVAVFMKFCLMPLSDQPNGIGALLRGIKDLNPLILIVIDVEADINALDFAHRFKEALLLTCALFDSLEACLGRGNHYRKIVEKVHFQEVICNGILSEDGGFKRCFKIDLWRKYFAEFGLVEMELSQPSMHQARLMVKGSPSWSCCTLKMNGKSMIIGWNGIPIQFVSAWKFHYPVSPAIDLFILH is encoded by the coding sequence ATGGAAGAAGAAGTCAACAACGAGCTTCCTCTTCCTGACATTGAGGTCAACAGTGATGTTCCACGCGGACCATTTGCACTCCTAAACAGGTATGGAAACAAACTGAAGCGCTTGAGTTCCAAAGGGGGGGAAAATAGCTCAAAATCTCAGCTTCTTTCTGCTATGACCATCATGAATATGGCTGAAAAAGTACTATCTCAGTCCATACATGAAAAAAGAGGTGATGTATCCAACCTTGTGGAAGCTTTTGGATCAGATTATGCTGATTATTTGAAGCGCGTCGTATGGCTGCTTGATGCTTCTGAGAAGCTCACAAAACGACAGTATGATGAGGCCGAAGAGCTGCTTGTGCTAGCCCTCTCGGGCTCTCTTGAAGGTCACCCTATTGAAACAGTTCTCACATTTTATGGTAAATATCTACAGGAAAAGATTGAAGTGGAGAGAGGAAGGATAGATCTTGAGAGAAAGGTTGAGCATGTGGATATCGAACAAGCAGTGATGGATCTCAAAGTTGGCGTCGTTGAATGTGAACAGAAACTCCCCTACAGCCAAATCTCAAATTTCACTGGGGTTCAGACCATTCTTGACTCTGTTGCAGCAGCTGAGAGAATTCATTTCATTGATTTCGGGCCAAAGTTTGGGTCGTATTGGATACTAGTGATGGATGCTCTAGCTAGACAAGGCGTGAAGCAGCTCAAGATCAGTGCAGTATTCTCAGCTACAGATAGTGTTGAAGAAACTGGCAATTTGCTAACATCTTTTGCAGAGTCCATGAACTTGCCTTTTGTGTTCAAGATTCTTCATCTGGACACCTGGGAGTTTAAGAAGGATCATCTGCAGTTGGAAGCCGGTGAAACAGTGGCCGTTTTCATGAAGTTCTGTCTCATGCCATTATCAGATCAGCCCAATGGTATTGGAGCTTTACTAAGAGGGATCAAGGATCTCAACCCTCTCATATTGATAGTTATCGATGTGGAGGCAGATATCAATGCTCTGGATTTTGCTCATCGGTTCAAGGAGGCGCTCCTCCTCACGTGTGCCTTATTTGACAGCCTAGAGGCCTGCCTGGGACGGGGGAACCACTACAGAAAGATAGTGGAGAAGGTCCACTTTCAGGAGGTGATCTGCAATGGCATTCTGAGTGAAGATGGTGGTTTTAAGCGATGTTTTAAGATTGATTTGTGGAGAAAATACTTTGCAGAGTTCGGTCTAGTGGAGATGGAGCTCAGCCAGCCGTCTATGCATCAGGCAAGATTGATGGTGAAAGGAAGTCCTAGCTGGAGTTGCTGCACGCTAAAAATGAACGGCAAAAGTATGATTATTGGATGGAACGGGATCCCAATTCAGTTCGTTTCTGCCTGGAAGTTCCATTATCCTGTTTCTCCAGCAATAGATCTCTTTATTTTGCACTAA